One part of the Saprospiraceae bacterium genome encodes these proteins:
- a CDS encoding M36 family metallopeptidase, with amino-acid sequence MKNKIFILLIFNVLYINIALMAQSQSKLDLALRSIESNSERLGLSKVDISDLAVSDIYSSDHNGVTHIYLIQRYKGIEIHNAITSVHIAPNGVIYDSPSRFISGIQNRINSSKTRLDAIEALTSVVNHLGISNAFIPKNVLRTKDRIEIVKTNFTHSNIPVKLVYFLNNQGALRLAWDLSMDMSVSNDYWSIRVDAVNGEILDQQNLVIKCTFDHPGHSKCMDQQKAFKENYTPVKEVLSVLNTTSIAAPNTYNVVPLPFESPKHGPRQLVVNPATAPASPFGWHDTNGVTGAEYNITRGNNVHAYLDRNGDNIADNGEPNGGSELIFDFPFDQNADPSAYSKAATVNLFYLNNMMHDNLYLFGFNEAAGNFQFNNYNKGGTGNDPVLAEAQDGSGTDNANFSTPPDGSSGRMQMFLWLASGVETYISKPDSLIGSIESRRASGWGGAPPPTREADVVIANDHSPNPTLACVRGMRRSEIQGKIVLIDRGTCEFGVKALNAQDSGAIGVIVCNFEDAFVTMGAGAVGGRVTIPAYFTTKSICNRLKLMVKNGELKIQIREPGASSGPDSLDGDFDNGIIAHEYGHGVSNRLTGGPSRTNCLGNGEQMGEGWSDFLALIMTAKTGDKATDARGVGSYALNEKPTGAGLRRRPYTTDMTLNEFTYKNIDAESHNLGEVWTTVLWDLYWALSDKYGYDPDLKNKTAGNNICIQLVMDGMKLQPCSPGFIDGRNAILKADTINNQGKNGCLIWEVFARRGMGFFAKQGSNNMVGDETESFLPALICVNKLLVDKKAGYYLNANTFIKNDVVKPGDQYSYTIEVHNYKAGAANNVVITENIPNGCSYVPGTGSPVPQVNGNQLIWTIPQLKSLESRTLSYKVSTDPGIASTTLWYDDIEQGEDNWDIDISKGTQLWYRDEGYGVDQSFAWIAEEKEGISNDFTVFTKQAFQLSGADPSLYFYHFFNTEKSYDGGILEISKDGFFWQAVKPEEFSLNGYTGLINYETFVVPNASAFSGESNEFIPTVLSLSEYKNEKVQVRFRFGSDSLNVSPNTNTILGWVIDNIEFIYPKFYNSEVCVTTAEGENVCVSASGKGTLADSDKIVGTDSKKPVARSFKVFPNPAGDYFIFKTDLEKQFKTLIMRSINGQELKRVEIASNSQLTKISTLDLPKGMVLLEGIGDKIHSYSKIMIR; translated from the coding sequence ATGAAAAATAAAATATTTATTTTATTGATATTCAATGTATTATATATTAATATTGCTTTAATGGCACAAAGTCAAAGCAAATTAGATCTGGCTTTGCGATCGATTGAAAGCAATTCAGAACGCTTGGGTTTGTCCAAAGTTGACATTTCAGATTTAGCAGTTTCAGATATTTATAGTTCAGATCATAATGGAGTGACCCATATTTATTTGATTCAACGATATAAAGGAATTGAAATACATAATGCCATCACCTCTGTGCATATTGCTCCAAATGGTGTAATCTATGATAGTCCTTCTCGATTTATTTCAGGCATACAAAATCGCATTAATAGCAGCAAGACAAGATTAGACGCTATCGAAGCACTGACTTCAGTAGTAAATCATTTGGGTATTTCAAATGCCTTTATACCTAAAAACGTTTTGCGCACAAAGGATCGTATTGAAATTGTAAAAACTAATTTTACCCACAGCAATATACCTGTTAAGTTGGTTTATTTTCTGAACAATCAAGGAGCTTTGCGCTTAGCATGGGATTTATCAATGGACATGTCCGTAAGTAATGACTATTGGTCCATTCGAGTCGATGCAGTTAACGGGGAAATTTTAGATCAACAAAACTTAGTTATCAAATGTACATTTGATCATCCAGGGCATAGTAAGTGTATGGATCAGCAAAAAGCATTCAAAGAAAATTATACTCCTGTAAAAGAAGTCTTGTCAGTCTTAAATACAACGTCAATAGCTGCCCCAAATACTTATAATGTAGTTCCCTTACCTTTCGAAAGTCCAAAGCATGGGCCAAGGCAATTAGTAGTAAATCCGGCTACTGCTCCCGCATCCCCTTTTGGATGGCATGATACGAATGGGGTTACAGGTGCAGAATACAATATTACCCGTGGAAACAACGTACATGCATACCTTGATAGAAATGGTGACAATATAGCTGACAATGGAGAACCAAACGGAGGATCAGAATTGATTTTTGATTTCCCCTTTGATCAGAATGCAGATCCAAGTGCTTATTCAAAAGCAGCAACTGTTAATTTATTTTATTTGAATAACATGATGCATGATAATTTGTATCTATTTGGATTTAATGAAGCTGCGGGTAATTTCCAGTTTAATAATTATAACAAAGGAGGTACAGGCAATGATCCTGTTTTGGCTGAAGCACAAGATGGATCGGGTACAGATAATGCAAATTTTTCTACCCCTCCAGATGGTAGCAGTGGAAGAATGCAAATGTTTCTTTGGTTGGCATCAGGAGTTGAAACTTATATTTCAAAACCAGATTCTCTGATAGGAAGCATTGAGTCAAGAAGAGCAAGTGGCTGGGGTGGAGCTCCACCACCGACAAGGGAAGCGGATGTCGTGATTGCCAATGATCATTCTCCAAACCCAACACTCGCTTGTGTGCGGGGAATGCGAAGATCTGAAATTCAAGGTAAAATTGTATTGATTGATCGCGGTACTTGTGAATTTGGAGTAAAAGCTTTAAATGCACAGGATTCAGGTGCTATTGGTGTCATTGTTTGTAATTTTGAAGATGCTTTTGTTACCATGGGTGCTGGTGCTGTTGGAGGCCGGGTTACTATTCCTGCATATTTTACAACAAAGAGTATCTGCAACCGATTAAAATTAATGGTAAAGAATGGTGAGCTAAAAATTCAAATACGGGAACCCGGTGCGAGTTCAGGTCCGGATAGCTTAGATGGTGATTTTGACAATGGTATTATTGCGCACGAATATGGCCATGGTGTTTCAAATCGTTTAACTGGAGGACCATCCCGTACTAACTGTTTAGGCAACGGTGAACAAATGGGGGAAGGTTGGAGTGATTTTTTAGCTTTAATAATGACTGCAAAAACCGGGGATAAAGCAACCGATGCAAGAGGTGTCGGAAGCTATGCCTTAAATGAAAAACCAACAGGTGCCGGACTGCGCAGAAGGCCCTATACAACAGATATGACTTTGAACGAGTTTACTTACAAAAATATAGATGCAGAATCTCATAATCTCGGGGAAGTTTGGACTACTGTTTTATGGGATTTATACTGGGCATTATCAGATAAATATGGATATGATCCAGATTTAAAAAACAAAACTGCTGGTAATAATATTTGTATTCAATTGGTCATGGATGGCATGAAACTTCAGCCCTGTAGTCCAGGTTTTATAGATGGAAGAAATGCAATTTTAAAAGCAGATACGATTAATAATCAAGGAAAAAACGGTTGTCTAATATGGGAAGTTTTTGCCAGAAGAGGCATGGGATTTTTTGCTAAGCAAGGATCCAATAATATGGTTGGCGATGAAACAGAAAGTTTCTTACCTGCGCTTATTTGCGTCAATAAGCTACTGGTTGATAAAAAAGCGGGATATTATTTAAATGCTAACACGTTTATTAAAAATGATGTTGTAAAACCAGGTGATCAATATAGTTACACAATCGAAGTGCATAATTATAAAGCAGGTGCTGCAAACAATGTAGTAATTACAGAAAACATACCGAACGGTTGTTCGTATGTGCCGGGTACCGGTAGTCCAGTTCCTCAGGTAAATGGAAATCAATTGATATGGACTATACCGCAATTAAAATCTTTAGAATCAAGAACTCTTAGTTATAAAGTGAGTACGGATCCAGGTATTGCATCAACAACACTGTGGTATGATGATATAGAGCAAGGAGAAGATAATTGGGATATAGATATTTCCAAAGGAACGCAACTTTGGTATCGGGATGAAGGCTATGGTGTAGATCAGTCATTTGCATGGATCGCTGAAGAGAAAGAAGGTATTTCAAATGATTTTACAGTTTTTACAAAACAAGCTTTTCAATTATCTGGTGCAGATCCGTCCTTGTATTTTTATCATTTTTTCAATACGGAAAAGTCCTATGATGGCGGAATTCTAGAAATCTCAAAAGATGGATTTTTCTGGCAAGCTGTAAAACCTGAAGAATTTTCATTAAACGGTTATACTGGCTTAATTAATTATGAAACCTTTGTCGTACCAAATGCTTCTGCATTTTCTGGCGAAAGCAATGAATTTATACCGACCGTACTAAGTTTATCTGAATATAAAAATGAAAAAGTACAAGTTCGTTTTCGTTTTGGAAGTGATAGTTTAAATGTAAGTCCGAATACCAATACAATTCTTGGTTGGGTTATTGATAATATAGAATTTATCTATCCTAAATTTTATAATTCTGAAGTTTGTGTTACCACCGCGGAAGGTGAGAATGTCTGTGTTTCCGCTTCAGGTAAAGGAACTTTGGCAGATTCAGATAAAATTGTTGGAACCGATTCTAAAAAGCCAGTTGCTAGAAGCTTTAAAGTTTTTCCAAATCCAGCAGGAGATTACTTTATTTTCAAAACAGATTTAGAAAAACAATTTAAGACGCTCATCATGAGGTCAATTAACGGACAAGAATTAAAGCGAGTTGAAATTGCTTCAAATTCACAATTGACTAAAATTTCTACTTTAGATCTACCAAAGGGTATGGTTTTGTTGGAAGGCATCGGTGATAAAATTCACAGCTATTCCAAAATAATGATTCGATAA
- the rlmB gene encoding 23S rRNA (guanosine(2251)-2'-O)-methyltransferase RlmB: MDKKDLILGKNALREAIAAEINIQKIFISETLENEETKALLKLARAHKIPILRVAKPKLDRLSRLNHQGVIAITSAIDFYEAASLVDHVLFRGENPGLCICDGITDVRNFGAIARSAEVFGIHGLIIGQKNSAPINSESIKASSGALLSLPVCREKNLLHTIKQLKSMGLVIISASEKADLTIRELDMKKSLAFVLGSEGTGVSPEILTETDAIVKIPQKGTIQSLNVSVAAGIFFYEWMLQNKY, translated from the coding sequence ATGGATAAGAAAGATTTAATTCTAGGTAAGAACGCTTTAAGAGAAGCAATCGCTGCCGAAATCAATATTCAAAAAATATTTATTTCCGAAACTTTAGAAAATGAAGAGACGAAGGCTTTATTAAAACTAGCCCGGGCTCATAAAATTCCGATTTTAAGAGTAGCTAAACCAAAATTGGATAGGCTTAGCCGACTCAACCATCAAGGAGTCATTGCGATCACCTCTGCTATTGACTTTTATGAAGCAGCAAGTTTAGTAGATCATGTATTATTTCGGGGTGAAAACCCAGGTCTTTGTATTTGTGATGGTATCACGGATGTTCGAAATTTTGGAGCGATTGCCAGATCAGCAGAAGTATTTGGCATTCATGGTTTAATTATAGGACAAAAAAATAGTGCTCCAATTAATTCCGAATCTATTAAAGCATCCTCAGGAGCTTTACTTTCTTTACCAGTTTGCAGAGAAAAAAATTTACTGCATACCATAAAACAACTAAAATCCATGGGTCTTGTTATTATTAGTGCATCTGAAAAAGCAGATCTCACAATCCGGGAACTGGATATGAAAAAGTCTTTGGCATTCGTTTTAGGTTCTGAAGGCACTGGCGTTTCACCTGAAATTCTGACTGAAACAGATGCCATTGTAAAAATTCCACAAAAAGGAACGATACAATCCTTGAATGTATCTGTTGCAGCAGGAATATTTTTTTATGAATGGATGTTGCAGAATAAATATTGA
- a CDS encoding TraB/GumN family protein, whose translation MKLPSLFLKICSVLLSTQILFAQQLTQTLENSLFWKIEGKELKEPSYLFGTIHLIPASDYFLPDGIIQAITDSRKVFMEIDVDQMNDLGAMMTLMDKIVMKNDTSLTDLVNKDEYQLLQSYFEKIGLPLSMFERIKPMFLSAMAGVDGNPFALKDGSSKSYELELAEIARTHNKEIDGLESLEFQISIFDSIPYNVQAKMLLDAVSSAEKGTEEMKFMIQSYKNQDLNALNQTVSSEDQHLNPYLEMMLYNRNKNWIPIMKLEMAKGSNFFAVGAGHLGGDKGVIHLLKNEGFKVSPIKQKN comes from the coding sequence ATGAAACTCCCATCACTATTTTTAAAGATTTGTAGTGTTCTTTTAAGTACTCAAATTTTATTTGCTCAGCAGTTAACGCAAACGCTTGAAAATTCACTATTCTGGAAAATTGAAGGAAAAGAATTGAAAGAACCATCCTATTTATTTGGAACGATACATTTAATTCCTGCTTCAGATTACTTTTTACCGGATGGTATCATCCAGGCGATTACCGATTCTAGAAAAGTGTTTATGGAAATTGATGTTGATCAGATGAATGATTTAGGAGCCATGATGACCCTTATGGATAAAATTGTAATGAAAAACGATACGAGTTTAACAGATTTAGTCAACAAAGATGAATACCAACTTTTACAATCATACTTTGAAAAAATTGGTTTGCCATTATCCATGTTTGAACGTATTAAGCCTATGTTTTTAAGTGCAATGGCCGGTGTAGATGGAAATCCTTTTGCTTTAAAAGATGGCAGTTCTAAATCTTATGAATTGGAATTAGCAGAGATCGCCAGGACGCACAATAAAGAAATTGATGGATTAGAAAGTCTTGAATTTCAAATTTCAATTTTTGACAGTATTCCCTATAATGTACAGGCTAAAATGCTATTAGATGCGGTAAGTTCTGCTGAAAAAGGTACTGAGGAAATGAAATTCATGATTCAAAGTTATAAAAACCAAGATCTAAATGCATTAAATCAAACAGTATCCAGTGAAGATCAACATTTGAATCCTTATCTTGAAATGATGTTATACAATCGGAATAAAAACTGGATTCCGATAATGAAATTAGAAATGGCTAAAGGTTCCAATTTTTTTGCAGTTGGTGCTGGTCATCTTGGTGGCGACAAAGGTGTAATTCATTTACTAAAAAATGAAGGTTTTAAAGTCAGTCCCATTAAGCAGAAGAATTAA
- a CDS encoding gamma carbonic anhydrase family protein, which translates to MALIKSLRGFTPVFGAACFLAENATIIGDVILGNNCSVWFQAIIRGDVHEIRIGNEVNIQDGAIIHCTYEKSGTYIGDRVSIGHRAIVHGCTIHSNVLVGMGSIILDQAIVNENVLIAAGAVVLEKSILESGFIYAGIPAKKVKALDPENFKFHIDRTAKNYQLYASWF; encoded by the coding sequence ATGGCATTAATTAAATCTTTGCGCGGTTTTACGCCAGTTTTTGGAGCAGCTTGTTTTTTGGCGGAGAATGCTACGATCATTGGAGATGTAATCCTTGGAAACAATTGTAGTGTTTGGTTTCAAGCAATAATTCGGGGGGATGTACATGAGATCCGAATTGGCAATGAAGTCAATATTCAAGATGGTGCAATTATCCATTGTACTTATGAAAAATCCGGAACCTATATTGGCGACCGCGTTTCTATTGGGCATCGGGCCATTGTGCATGGATGTACCATTCATTCCAATGTTTTAGTTGGTATGGGCTCAATAATTTTAGATCAAGCCATTGTAAATGAAAATGTATTAATTGCTGCGGGTGCTGTTGTTCTTGAAAAATCAATCCTGGAATCTGGTTTTATTTATGCTGGGATTCCGGCAAAAAAAGTAAAAGCATTAGATCCAGAAAATTTTAAATTTCATATTGACCGTACTGCTAAAAATTATCAGCTTTATGCGAGTTGGTTTTAA